A stretch of Synechococcus sp. WH 8020 DNA encodes these proteins:
- a CDS encoding AbrB family transcriptional regulator yields the protein MLTGADLLAKVKDLGDVSKTDLATQCGYVSQKKDGSNRVNFTAFYEALLNAKGIDLGGGAGGIGKGGRKLSYIAKVQGNGNLLIGKAYTAMLELNPGDNFTIKLGRKQIRLIPEGTEDTEE from the coding sequence ATGCTGACTGGTGCAGACCTGCTCGCTAAGGTCAAAGACCTTGGCGATGTATCCAAAACCGATTTAGCCACGCAGTGCGGCTATGTTTCCCAGAAGAAGGATGGAAGTAATCGAGTGAACTTCACGGCATTTTATGAAGCTCTTCTCAATGCAAAAGGCATTGATCTCGGTGGCGGAGCAGGGGGAATTGGTAAAGGTGGACGAAAACTGAGCTACATCGCCAAAGTTCAAGGCAATGGAAATCTGTTGATCGGAAAAGCCTATACAGCAATGCTTGAGCTCAATCCTGGCGACAATTTCACCATCAAACTAGGGCGAAAGCAAATTCGACTGATCCCAGAAGGCACGGAAGACACCGAAGAATAA
- the sodC gene encoding superoxide dismutase family protein: protein MYRLGALLALCLALLMPATVQASTIELTMNLINTEGIGESIGTISARDTDQGLVIIPELSGLSEGEHGFHLHAGDQCAPQTNSEGASIAGLAALGHWDPDETNTHLGPFGNGHRGDLSRLVVDRDGNTTTSVVAPRLKASDLRGRALVVHAGGDTYSDTPPLGGGGARIACGVAS from the coding sequence ATGTACCGACTTGGTGCACTCTTGGCTCTGTGCCTGGCATTGCTGATGCCTGCAACAGTGCAAGCCAGCACAATTGAACTCACGATGAATCTCATCAACACCGAGGGAATCGGTGAATCCATCGGCACGATCAGTGCCCGGGATACAGACCAAGGCTTGGTGATCATTCCTGAACTCAGTGGCTTGAGCGAGGGCGAGCATGGGTTCCACTTGCATGCCGGCGATCAGTGCGCTCCACAAACCAACTCCGAAGGAGCCTCCATTGCAGGGCTGGCAGCTCTAGGACATTGGGATCCAGACGAAACCAACACCCATCTCGGACCTTTTGGGAATGGACATCGCGGTGATCTCAGTCGATTAGTGGTGGACCGAGATGGCAACACCACAACAAGCGTGGTGGCACCACGACTTAAGGCCTCCGATCTTCGCGGCCGCGCTCTTGTGGTGCATGCAGGGGGAGACACCTACTCCGACACGCCACCGCTGGGAGGAGGCGGTGCTCGAATCGCCTGCGGTGTGGCGTCTTGA
- a CDS encoding methyltransferase family protein — protein MATQLTAINWAKVVTIALILLLIPLFGIHGQRQILYACMHISYCIWWLLEQKIYPDRCKQIFTEKVDTSAFIGALLIVGIFYSLPAILAFTNPTEISIAATATAIPLFYFGSLINTAADIQKTTEKAAGTGLVRTGIWSGVRHVNYTGDLMRYLSFSVVAGSLWAFLVPLSIFVLYVQRIRDKESSMKNKYQDFSDYKSKSFRLIPGIW, from the coding sequence ATGGCAACGCAATTAACAGCAATCAACTGGGCCAAAGTGGTCACAATTGCACTAATTCTCTTATTAATCCCACTCTTTGGCATCCATGGGCAGCGACAGATACTCTACGCATGCATGCACATCAGCTACTGCATATGGTGGCTTCTAGAACAAAAAATCTATCCTGATCGTTGCAAGCAGATTTTCACAGAAAAGGTTGATACCAGTGCATTCATAGGGGCACTCCTTATTGTTGGTATTTTTTATTCACTACCAGCCATTTTAGCTTTCACAAATCCGACAGAGATCTCGATAGCAGCAACCGCAACTGCCATTCCACTTTTTTACTTTGGCAGCTTGATTAATACCGCCGCCGACATCCAGAAAACAACAGAAAAAGCAGCTGGCACAGGCTTGGTTCGCACGGGCATCTGGAGCGGGGTAAGGCATGTCAATTACACAGGTGATTTAATGCGTTATTTAAGTTTTAGCGTTGTAGCCGGATCCCTTTGGGCATTTTTAGTGCCATTATCAATCTTCGTTTTATATGTACAGAGAATCCGAGACAAGGAATCTTCGATGAAAAACAAATATCAAGACTTCTCAGATTACAAATCAAAAAGTTTTCGTTTGATCCCTGGAATTTGGTAA
- a CDS encoding DUF924 family protein: MQTSPNAVLRFWFHDCRPHQWFRRNADFDAVVLRRFGKLTCSALGGELSHWEQNATGALALVLMMDQFTRQLWRDEPRAFAGDAHALRLTHKAIEEGWIAQEPEQVRRQFWLMPMLHSEELADIEDAVSFLERWSDPATVAVACRNKTLIQRFGRYPQRNAALGRLSTHEELRFLKDWHSRTKQKRFQFHACDQCSRQGPIHYRVKTAEQPNWQFACPSCWNNLQHQPGYQYGGTRKANRRERQR, translated from the coding sequence ATGCAGACCAGCCCGAATGCGGTACTCCGCTTCTGGTTTCATGACTGTCGCCCGCACCAATGGTTTCGCAGAAATGCAGACTTTGACGCAGTGGTGTTGAGACGCTTCGGCAAGCTCACATGCTCAGCCTTGGGGGGTGAACTCAGCCACTGGGAGCAGAACGCGACCGGTGCACTAGCGCTGGTTTTGATGATGGATCAATTCACGCGACAACTGTGGAGAGATGAACCCAGAGCCTTCGCTGGCGATGCTCACGCCCTAAGGCTTACCCACAAAGCGATCGAGGAAGGATGGATCGCCCAAGAACCAGAACAGGTGCGTCGCCAGTTTTGGTTAATGCCGATGCTCCACAGCGAGGAGTTAGCAGACATTGAGGACGCGGTTTCCTTCCTGGAGCGTTGGAGCGACCCAGCCACAGTTGCAGTCGCTTGTCGCAACAAGACCTTGATCCAACGCTTTGGACGTTATCCCCAACGCAATGCGGCACTGGGCAGACTCTCCACTCATGAGGAGTTGAGGTTTTTAAAGGATTGGCATTCACGTACCAAACAGAAACGATTCCAATTTCACGCTTGTGACCAATGCTCTAGACAAGGTCCAATTCACTACAGAGTGAAAACAGCAGAGCAACCAAATTGGCAATTTGCATGCCCTAGCTGCTGGAACAATCTGCAACACCAACCTGGTTATCAATACGGGGGAACGCGAAAAGCAAACCGTCGTGAGCGACAACGTTGA
- a CDS encoding Nif11-like leader peptide family natural product precursor: protein MSSLQSFLVHLQRDSRLQSRVQSAMTAAEVAMIAQELGYPVSGSELLLLSGKSLKGMRVHRVDHPGEYPHRY from the coding sequence TTGAGCTCTCTCCAGTCCTTTTTGGTGCACTTGCAAAGGGATTCTCGTTTGCAAAGCCGCGTTCAGTCGGCAATGACAGCTGCTGAGGTTGCAATGATCGCTCAGGAGCTCGGCTATCCCGTGTCTGGTAGCGAGCTGCTGTTGCTATCCGGTAAGTCTTTAAAAGGGATGAGGGTTCATCGTGTCGATCATCCTGGTGAATATCCACACCGTTACTGA
- a CDS encoding alpha/beta fold hydrolase: MSSSRLLLIHPIGVGLSSRFWDRFITCWRASDHTTTLLAPDLLGCGVNEHSNQQLAPEDWATSLIDLLREHNNTPAILVSQGASLPIALAVIEIAPELVAGLIAISPPSWRILEEPFPRMQSQLLWRLLFQGAIGSLFFRYARRRKFLKSFSVTNLFASYENVDAEWLDMLEQEAANMTTRWATFSFLAGFWRRNWTKQWQDIKKPIWLLFGQEATGIGRSEYWDDAQDRIDTYAREMPNASSATIRGRNVLPYESTAECVSQLQSWLLHN; the protein is encoded by the coding sequence TTGAGCTCATCTCGCCTGCTCCTCATTCATCCCATTGGCGTTGGCCTATCCAGTCGATTTTGGGATCGATTCATCACCTGTTGGCGAGCCTCTGACCACACGACTACCTTGCTCGCACCTGACCTGCTCGGTTGCGGAGTCAATGAGCATTCCAATCAACAGCTTGCCCCCGAAGATTGGGCGACATCACTGATCGATCTGCTGAGAGAACACAACAACACCCCAGCGATTCTTGTCTCACAAGGAGCGTCGCTTCCAATCGCTTTAGCTGTGATCGAGATCGCCCCTGAACTCGTGGCTGGCTTGATCGCGATCAGCCCACCAAGCTGGCGCATTCTTGAGGAACCTTTTCCAAGAATGCAATCGCAACTCCTCTGGAGATTGCTGTTTCAAGGAGCAATCGGGTCTCTGTTTTTCCGCTACGCACGCCGCCGCAAATTTTTAAAATCATTTTCGGTCACTAATTTATTTGCAAGCTACGAAAATGTTGATGCTGAATGGCTCGACATGCTGGAACAAGAAGCAGCCAATATGACGACACGCTGGGCAACATTTTCCTTTTTAGCTGGTTTTTGGAGACGCAACTGGACCAAGCAATGGCAAGACATCAAGAAACCTATATGGCTGCTATTCGGGCAGGAGGCAACCGGGATTGGCCGTTCCGAGTATTGGGATGATGCACAAGATCGCATCGACACTTATGCGCGGGAGATGCCGAATGCTTCGAGTGCAACGATTCGCGGGAGAAACGTTCTTCCCTATGAATCAACGGCTGAGTGTGTGAGCCAACTCCAAAGCTGGTTGCTGCACAACTAA
- a CDS encoding DUF2973 domain-containing protein: MLSTLFPLAYGTVFVFLLIQAFRMMRLSPGPSSPAHSRRRADRTGLLTTHPELLDANGSITDEDLLVVHFPGLDQPEASLTD, encoded by the coding sequence ATGCTTTCGACACTTTTCCCCTTGGCCTACGGGACTGTCTTCGTATTCCTTTTGATTCAAGCCTTTCGGATGATGCGCTTGAGCCCTGGCCCCTCTAGCCCTGCTCATTCAAGACGCCGCGCAGACCGTACTGGACTGTTGACAACCCATCCAGAACTGCTTGATGCGAATGGATCCATCACAGATGAAGACCTGTTGGTAGTCCACTTCCCAGGCTTGGACCAACCTGAGGCTTCCCTCACGGATTGA
- a CDS encoding YccF domain-containing protein, protein MVKSILNILWVILGGLPMALGWWLAGLVSAISIVGLPWSRSCFVIGKFALWPFGYEAINRRDLSGRIDLGTGQMGLIGNVIWFLVAGWWLAIGHLTSALACFVSIIGIPFGIQHIKLALIAIAPIGMTIVPAQRTN, encoded by the coding sequence ATGGTTAAATCAATCCTCAATATTCTTTGGGTCATCCTTGGCGGATTGCCCATGGCATTGGGCTGGTGGTTAGCGGGTCTTGTCTCTGCCATCAGCATCGTGGGCCTTCCATGGAGCCGATCATGTTTTGTGATTGGTAAATTTGCTCTGTGGCCTTTTGGTTATGAAGCTATCAACCGACGCGATCTGAGCGGACGCATTGATCTAGGCACAGGCCAAATGGGACTCATCGGAAATGTAATTTGGTTTTTAGTGGCGGGCTGGTGGTTAGCGATTGGCCATCTCACCTCAGCACTGGCATGCTTCGTCTCCATCATTGGGATCCCCTTCGGAATTCAACACATCAAACTCGCTCTGATTGCCATAGCTCCGATCGGAATGACCATCGTTCCAGCTCAACGCACGAACTAA
- a CDS encoding DUF427 domain-containing protein yields the protein MKAIFNGSVLAESDDIVYVDGNPYFPRESMQVQYFRDSRHTTVCGWKGKARYWDLIVDEQILTNVAWSYETPKPDAEAIRYRFAFLSGKGVDVS from the coding sequence ATGAAAGCAATTTTCAACGGTAGTGTTCTTGCTGAAAGCGACGATATCGTTTATGTCGATGGAAATCCTTATTTTCCCCGTGAATCAATGCAAGTTCAATACTTTCGCGACTCTCGGCACACGACGGTGTGTGGTTGGAAGGGTAAGGCTCGCTACTGGGATTTGATTGTTGATGAGCAAATTCTGACGAATGTGGCTTGGAGCTATGAGACTCCAAAGCCTGATGCCGAAGCGATACGTTATCGATTTGCTTTTTTATCCGGAAAGGGTGTAGACGTTTCTTGA
- a CDS encoding glycosyltransferase translates to MTALAAGIGLTILLLGLQRVFASAPTLWHNNDEQITDTSLTVVIPAFNEANNIEACLTHVLMSDKPCSHWEVLVVDDQSSDNTVEIAEQTICTVASADQPCAAVLQAGPRPTGERWVGKNWGCSQAMERVRSEWVLFIDADVTLAPDAIRRALHQSINENADLFSLAPRLTCGCLAEWMVQPIIASLLGLGFPILEANDPASKVAFAAGPFMLFRRSSYNSIGGHRALAGEVVEDLALARRIKEGGFRLRYVLGIDAVDLQMYANFEALWEGWSKNWFLGLDRSISKSLGAGGVVLLMFTLPWLLLPTSLTMAFLSNHDQILWLIDAGFGLIAILMQLSVRLWTQARFSVPLRHWWLMGIGGVIIGLIAPTSVWKSLTGRGWTWKGRSLAEAQAL, encoded by the coding sequence ATGACAGCTCTAGCGGCTGGGATAGGCCTAACCATCCTTCTCTTAGGCCTACAACGCGTCTTTGCCTCAGCTCCAACGCTCTGGCACAACAACGATGAGCAGATCACGGACACCAGTCTCACCGTTGTCATCCCAGCCTTCAACGAGGCGAACAACATTGAGGCTTGTCTGACTCACGTACTGATGTCAGACAAGCCGTGTTCTCACTGGGAGGTGTTGGTTGTCGACGATCAGTCCAGCGACAACACCGTCGAGATTGCGGAACAGACAATCTGTACCGTCGCTAGTGCTGACCAACCCTGTGCAGCCGTTCTCCAAGCTGGCCCGCGACCGACAGGAGAGCGCTGGGTGGGAAAAAACTGGGGTTGCAGCCAAGCCATGGAGCGGGTCCGAAGCGAATGGGTGCTGTTCATTGACGCCGATGTGACCTTGGCGCCCGATGCCATCCGTCGCGCACTCCACCAGAGCATCAACGAAAATGCCGATTTGTTCAGCTTGGCTCCACGTTTGACCTGTGGATGTCTTGCCGAATGGATGGTCCAACCGATCATTGCGAGCTTGTTAGGACTTGGATTTCCGATCCTTGAAGCCAATGACCCTGCTTCAAAGGTGGCCTTTGCTGCAGGCCCTTTCATGTTGTTCCGCAGAAGCAGCTACAACTCCATCGGCGGCCACAGGGCCCTCGCAGGAGAGGTTGTGGAGGATCTGGCCTTGGCGCGTCGGATTAAGGAGGGGGGATTCCGCTTGAGATACGTCCTTGGCATTGATGCCGTCGATTTACAGATGTACGCCAATTTCGAGGCTCTCTGGGAAGGCTGGAGCAAGAACTGGTTTCTCGGTCTAGATCGCAGCATCAGCAAATCCCTGGGAGCTGGAGGTGTGGTGCTGTTGATGTTCACGCTGCCATGGCTCCTTCTACCGACCAGCCTGACGATGGCGTTTCTGAGCAACCACGATCAGATCCTATGGCTCATTGATGCGGGTTTCGGATTGATTGCAATCTTGATGCAGCTCAGCGTTCGCCTCTGGACCCAAGCCCGTTTTTCGGTGCCATTGCGACACTGGTGGCTGATGGGCATCGGCGGAGTGATCATCGGGCTGATCGCACCCACTTCCGTTTGGAAAAGCTTGACGGGGAGGGGCTGGACCTGGAAAGGACGATCCCTTGCAGAGGCTCAGGCGCTCTAG